The proteins below are encoded in one region of Paenibacillus albus:
- a CDS encoding putative quinol monooxygenase has protein sequence MMSNQLIQLNIRFKAKPGKRDEFRKELSSLIEEMSSEKAFISAIVSNDLDNPDDLIIYETWQGTRDSWLAEEFIKPYRKNYEETLGNLVIDRSVSWLEPQGEWGSKITNV, from the coding sequence ATGATGTCCAATCAACTAATCCAATTGAATATTCGTTTCAAAGCTAAACCAGGGAAAAGGGACGAATTCCGCAAGGAGTTGTCTTCTCTAATCGAAGAAATGTCATCAGAGAAGGCTTTCATCAGCGCCATTGTCTCAAATGACTTGGATAACCCGGATGACTTAATCATTTATGAAACTTGGCAAGGGACTAGAGATAGTTGGCTAGCAGAAGAATTTATTAAACCTTACCGCAAGAATTATGAAGAAACACTAGGGAATTTAGTTATTGATAGAAGTGTCAGTTGGCTGGAACCGCAAGGCGAATGGGGAAGTAAGATAACGAACGTATAA